From Triticum urartu cultivar G1812 chromosome 2, Tu2.1, whole genome shotgun sequence, a single genomic window includes:
- the LOC125539933 gene encoding noroxomaritidine/norcraugsodine reductase-like, giving the protein MAVDYGSREERWSLAGTTALVTGGSKGIGHAIVEELAGFGARVHTCSRNGAELEECRRRWEEKNLQVTASVCDVSIRADREKLMETVRETFNGKLDILVNNAGQLLFKPTTECTVEEYSNLLTTNLESSFHLSQLAHPLLIHASIAGGGSIINMSSIGGSIGYAGSAIYATTKGAMNQLTRSLATEWASDKIRVNGIAPGFVTTDMLKDIDTEYVKEEHSKTPLGRSGKPVEIASAVSFLCMPAASFITGQIICIDGGRTISA; this is encoded by the exons ATGGCGGTTGACTATGGGAGCAGGGAGGAGAGGTGGAGCCTGGCCGGCACCACCGCGCTCGTCACCGGCGGTAGCAAAGGGATTGG GCATGCCATCGTGGAGGAGCTTGCCGGGTTTGGGGCGAGGGTGCACACCTGCTCCCGGAATGGGGCGGAGCTAGAGGAGTGCCGTCGACGGTGGGAGGAGAAGAACCTGCAGGTCACCGCCTCCGTCTGTGATGTTTCCATACGTGCCGACAGGGAGAAGCTTATGGAAACAGTCCGAGAAACTTTCAATGGCAAGCTTGACATACTA GTGAACAATGCAGGGCAATTGCTCTTCAAGCCCACTACTGAATGTACAGTGGAGGAATACTCAAATCTGCTAACCACCAACTTGGAGTCGAGCTTCCATCTCAGCCAGCTCGCACACCCTCTTCTCATACACGCTTCTATTGCCGGAGGAGGCAGCATCATCAACATGTCCTCCATTGGAGGCTCAATCGGCTATGCAGGCTCCGCAATTTATGCTACCACAAAAG GTGCAATGAACCAACTTACAAGGAGTTTGGCCACCGAGTGGGCCTCTGACAAGATTCGTGTGAATGGCATCGCCCCAGGATTTGTCACAACCGACATGCTTAAAGAT ATAGATACAGAGTACGTGAAGGAAGAGCACTCGAAGACCCCATTGGGACGGAGCGGCAAGCCGGTGGAGATAGCCTCGGCAGTGTCATTTTTGTGTATGCCGGCAGCTTCTTTCATCACCGGCCAGATCATTTGCATCGATGGTGGTCGAACCATTAGTGCTTAG